One genomic segment of Halalkalicoccus jeotgali B3 includes these proteins:
- a CDS encoding IclR family transcriptional regulator yields MATNNTDSEPRTLTTVLNAIDIMHALMYLNGAGVTELADHLDESKSTTYTYLKSLEKGGLVTKAGTDYRLSYAMLIFGEYVRNQSPLYTIGRDEIDGVATETGQYAHLVVEENGRGHNLYKSKGKQAVGDDYQMAKFQQRDYLHITASGKAILAYLPRERVEEIVDCHGLPARTERTITSRERLFEELADVREQGYSQNDEEEIEGFRAIGAPIRSRDGSVLGSISVSGPKSVFSSESDYQELVDLVVRTANVVEVNVNMSKRSSEIIQEKN; encoded by the coding sequence ATGGCAACGAACAACACGGATTCCGAACCACGGACGTTGACAACCGTACTCAACGCAATTGACATCATGCACGCTCTAATGTACTTAAATGGGGCGGGAGTTACGGAACTCGCCGATCATCTCGATGAGTCGAAGAGCACCACGTATACCTATCTCAAATCCCTCGAAAAGGGCGGTCTCGTTACGAAGGCTGGTACTGACTACCGGCTATCGTATGCTATGCTGATCTTCGGTGAGTATGTCCGAAATCAAAGCCCGCTGTATACGATCGGACGAGATGAGATAGACGGTGTAGCCACAGAAACGGGGCAGTATGCGCATCTGGTCGTCGAGGAGAACGGGCGTGGACACAATCTGTATAAATCGAAAGGGAAACAGGCGGTTGGGGACGACTATCAGATGGCCAAATTCCAGCAACGAGATTATCTCCATATCACCGCTTCAGGAAAAGCGATCCTCGCGTATCTGCCCCGAGAACGAGTCGAGGAGATCGTTGACTGTCATGGGCTACCTGCCCGCACTGAACGAACGATAACCAGCAGGGAACGGTTATTCGAGGAACTGGCGGACGTTCGTGAGCAGGGCTATTCACAGAACGACGAAGAAGAGATCGAGGGATTCCGGGCGATCGGTGCTCCGATCAGATCTCGGGATGGGTCCGTATTGGGCTCAATAAGTGTTTCGGGTCCGAAGAGTGTGTTTAGCAGCGAATCCGACTATCAAGAACTCGTCGATCTGGTAGTACGAACAGCGAACGTTGTCGAGGTAAACGTCAACATGTCTAAGCGGAGCTCTGAAATCATCCAGGAAAAGAACTAA
- a CDS encoding uracil-xanthine permease family protein: MSSESGEGIDLAYGLDEKPPLPKSILLALQHVSVMIVPSTAVAFIVAGAVGLDAASTTYLVQMVILFAGVATVVQAYTVGPVGARLPIVMGTSFAFVGAMTTIGVNSGLDVVFGSIVVAAVVVPFLLGWQFKRLQSFFPPLVTGLIVIIIGLYLIPVGMEYSAGGVGAADFGSVQNLALAAIVLGITVLFNLLLKGVWRMMSILIGISVGYALAIGLGVVDFGPVSDAAWFAVPTPGEFGFSFEPVPLLTFAFLFLVSGMETIGDMSGITAAEGRNPTGDEFRGGIFADGFISAIGAVFGSFPQTSFSQNVGIINFTGIMSRHIVGIGGIILIVLGLVPKIGAIVTTIPSAVFGGAVLVMVGMVAASGMRLLFLNIEMNRRNMVIIATALGLGLGVETVPDALAGLPLGAQTFFGEPVIVTGLIGLLLNTFVPGDSSPLFDTTDTVPPVSEPVNDD; the protein is encoded by the coding sequence ATGTCCAGTGAAAGCGGCGAAGGGATTGATTTAGCATACGGTCTCGACGAAAAACCACCGTTACCGAAATCGATTCTCCTTGCACTACAACATGTGTCTGTGATGATCGTCCCATCAACTGCAGTCGCGTTCATCGTCGCAGGAGCCGTAGGATTGGACGCTGCTAGCACTACGTACTTAGTCCAGATGGTAATCCTATTTGCTGGTGTAGCAACTGTCGTTCAGGCATACACCGTTGGTCCAGTCGGCGCGAGATTACCGATCGTCATGGGAACGAGTTTCGCCTTCGTCGGAGCGATGACGACGATCGGCGTCAATTCCGGTCTCGATGTCGTGTTCGGCTCGATCGTTGTCGCTGCAGTTGTGGTTCCGTTCCTGCTTGGATGGCAGTTCAAACGACTACAGTCGTTTTTCCCGCCGCTCGTTACCGGACTCATCGTTATCATTATCGGGTTATATCTCATCCCCGTTGGAATGGAATACTCCGCAGGTGGTGTCGGTGCGGCTGATTTCGGATCGGTCCAGAACCTCGCCCTTGCCGCGATAGTTCTGGGAATTACTGTCCTGTTCAACCTCCTTCTCAAGGGCGTCTGGCGGATGATGAGCATCCTGATCGGTATTAGTGTTGGCTACGCTCTCGCAATCGGTCTGGGTGTCGTTGACTTCGGTCCAGTCTCCGATGCAGCCTGGTTCGCCGTACCTACCCCTGGCGAGTTCGGCTTTAGTTTCGAGCCAGTGCCACTCCTTACGTTCGCCTTCCTCTTTCTCGTCTCGGGAATGGAAACGATCGGCGATATGTCCGGTATTACTGCTGCAGAGGGACGAAACCCAACGGGGGACGAGTTCCGGGGTGGGATTTTCGCTGATGGGTTTATCAGTGCCATTGGTGCCGTCTTCGGATCGTTTCCGCAAACGTCCTTCTCACAAAACGTCGGTATCATCAACTTTACCGGCATTATGAGTCGACACATCGTCGGCATCGGCGGAATCATTCTGATCGTTCTCGGACTCGTCCCAAAGATCGGAGCGATCGTCACGACGATTCCCTCGGCCGTTTTTGGCGGTGCGGTGCTCGTTATGGTGGGAATGGTAGCCGCAAGCGGTATGCGGTTGCTGTTTTTAAACATCGAAATGAACCGGCGGAACATGGTTATCATCGCGACCGCGCTCGGGCTCGGACTCGGTGTTGAGACCGTTCCTGATGCGCTTGCCGGACTCCCCCTCGGAGCACAAACCTTCTTCGGGGAACCAGTGATCGTCACCGGTCTCATCGGGTTGCTACTGAATACGTTCGTTCCGGGCGACTCTAGTCCCCTGTTCGATACGACCGATACGGTCCCTCCAGTTTCCGAGCCCGTTAACGACGATTAA
- a CDS encoding amidohydrolase family protein translates to MTVTNTMTDILITNGTIITQNEDRQIITEGAVAVTDGRITAVGSADRLGAETSPARIIDAERGAVIPGLINAHTHVSDIFLRGTFAEGRGLYDWLFNVKQPALFEMQPEEHALAARLYCIEALRSGTTTFVENDTALDWTDLDPTRRKLDVYAEMGVRNIYGAGIRDLPPDEGFEQLFADITAHDPDSVHPGPGALIVETEDALDNTTALIEEFHSEGGRQSVWPAPATLATTTADALRGAYRLAEEYDVMTTTHVAEAKAEVRERGALSSIEYLRNIGCLGERALLGHCVQTNARDIRLLARTGTAVVHNYRANMRLATGFAPVASMLDTGVLTAIGTDNSILNDTSNVLSDARAVATAHKGYHQDPSIVPAQKAFDMVTCDAAAAIGHADTLGSIETGKQADIAIIDLEQPHLTPAPDPVHALVYGSQGSEVETVLCAGTVVMNGREIVRMKTPLPELLTDATATAERILKRAGIE, encoded by the coding sequence ATGACGGTCACTAATACTATGACAGATATACTGATAACCAACGGAACGATTATTACCCAGAACGAGGACAGGCAGATCATTACTGAGGGTGCGGTCGCAGTGACTGACGGCCGGATTACCGCTGTTGGTTCGGCCGATCGTCTCGGGGCCGAAACGTCGCCGGCTCGGATTATTGACGCCGAGAGAGGGGCAGTGATACCGGGATTAATCAATGCACATACACACGTTTCCGATATCTTTCTACGAGGAACATTCGCAGAGGGTCGGGGTCTGTACGATTGGCTGTTCAATGTCAAACAACCAGCGCTGTTCGAGATGCAGCCCGAAGAGCACGCACTCGCAGCGCGGTTGTACTGTATCGAAGCGTTACGGTCGGGAACCACGACGTTCGTCGAGAACGATACGGCACTCGACTGGACGGATCTCGACCCGACCCGGCGCAAGCTCGACGTGTACGCGGAGATGGGAGTACGGAACATCTACGGTGCCGGAATCAGGGACCTTCCGCCGGACGAGGGGTTCGAGCAGTTGTTCGCTGACATTACAGCGCACGATCCCGATTCGGTTCATCCTGGCCCCGGTGCGCTGATCGTGGAAACCGAAGACGCCCTCGATAACACCACAGCCCTCATTGAGGAGTTCCACAGCGAAGGCGGGAGGCAATCGGTTTGGCCGGCGCCCGCAACGCTCGCGACGACCACGGCCGACGCCCTCCGAGGTGCGTATCGTCTCGCCGAGGAGTACGACGTGATGACGACCACTCACGTCGCGGAAGCGAAAGCCGAAGTCAGAGAGCGGGGTGCGCTCTCGAGCATCGAATATCTCCGTAACATCGGGTGTCTGGGCGAGCGTGCGCTGCTCGGTCACTGCGTGCAGACGAACGCACGCGATATCCGATTACTCGCGCGGACCGGCACCGCAGTCGTGCACAACTACCGGGCGAATATGCGACTCGCGACCGGGTTCGCGCCGGTCGCTTCGATGCTCGATACTGGCGTGCTGACAGCGATCGGGACGGATAACTCGATTCTGAACGACACTAGTAACGTCCTGTCCGATGCGCGTGCTGTCGCGACCGCACACAAAGGATATCATCAGGACCCCAGCATTGTTCCGGCACAAAAGGCGTTCGATATGGTGACCTGCGATGCTGCTGCAGCCATCGGCCACGCCGATACCCTCGGCTCGATAGAGACGGGAAAGCAGGCCGATATCGCCATTATCGATCTCGAACAGCCACATCTCACACCAGCACCGGATCCCGTACACGCACTCGTCTACGGTTCACAGGGGTCGGAGGTAGAGACCGTTCTTTGCGCAGGGACGGTCGTGATGAATGGTCGAGAGATAGTCCGTATGAAGACGCCGCTTCCCGAACTTCTCACGGACGCTACAGCTACCGCCGAACGGATCCTCAAGAGAGCTGGGATCGAGTAA
- a CDS encoding xanthine dehydrogenase family protein molybdopterin-binding subunit, translating into MSRTDEPTESDDQQQSSSAETDHPLEWDESPNNRKTAGERQAVSKREEKTDARKIVTGESKYTADYARNFPTLAEAAVLRSDIAHGYATEIDTSAAEGMDGVYAVITPDSEEVPDTTYTSAGQSYPEPSPWDLTVLRRKVRFVGDPIAAVAATDASTADKAIRAIDVTYEKLDAVFDTEAAMEPDAPQIHDADRVENSQPGADYERNIEAHTDGEIGDVDGAFEEAATRDDWIVTETEWETPYQSHCVPEPHTTIAHRDEDNRFHLITSTQVPYHTRRQLAHLFDVPIRDIRVSKPRIGAGFGSKQSMLIEPITMALMLAADRPVKLEATRREEFYAMRSRRPARVRLRSVVTKEGDIEALDMSAITNSGAYGPHGLTVTGSIATKPLPLYTHTPNIRFEMKAVHTNLPIGGAIRGYGAPQGHFALEGHMDEVADELGIDSLELRSRNLIGHGDLDTASGVTTNGEHVRRIRSCGIDDCIAAGKAAIGWDDIEQPDEDHLHRACGVALTAQKSGVAGDELGAAHIKMNEDGSFILQTGAVDIGPGADTAMAQIAAEVLGVEPADVLVQPSDTDVSPFDYGAYASSTTYVTGSAVKEAAEDARTQLFEFASRMLAEPAEVLEARDGAVYSEQTGESVLIEEIGYESIYGDELRAQVMGQASFSTDESPPPFGAQFADVTVNEETGEFEVHKLVFAVDCGVAINPDLAEGQVDGAMHMSYELATSAGLSFDEDGRPETLGFREYGMPTTADQPPLESILVETHEPTGPFGAKSVAEIPVNGVPPALSNAIRRAVGVRVNELPITAEKIRAQLDES; encoded by the coding sequence ATGAGCAGAACCGACGAGCCAACCGAAAGCGACGACCAACAACAGTCCTCGTCGGCCGAAACCGACCATCCACTCGAATGGGACGAGAGCCCGAACAACCGAAAGACGGCGGGCGAGCGACAGGCCGTCTCCAAACGGGAGGAGAAAACCGATGCTCGAAAGATCGTCACGGGTGAATCGAAGTACACCGCCGACTACGCGCGGAACTTCCCTACTCTCGCCGAGGCGGCCGTTTTGCGGTCGGATATCGCACACGGATACGCAACCGAGATCGATACGAGCGCCGCCGAGGGGATGGACGGCGTTTATGCGGTTATCACACCGGACTCCGAGGAGGTGCCTGATACGACGTACACCTCCGCAGGACAGTCCTATCCCGAGCCGAGCCCGTGGGATCTGACCGTCCTCCGACGAAAGGTGCGCTTCGTCGGCGATCCGATCGCCGCGGTAGCGGCCACGGACGCCAGCACTGCGGATAAGGCTATCAGAGCGATCGACGTCACGTACGAGAAACTGGACGCCGTCTTCGACACGGAAGCGGCGATGGAGCCCGACGCGCCGCAGATACACGACGCCGACCGGGTGGAGAACAGCCAGCCGGGCGCGGACTACGAACGGAACATTGAGGCCCACACCGATGGCGAGATCGGTGACGTGGATGGCGCGTTCGAGGAGGCGGCGACTAGGGACGACTGGATCGTCACCGAAACCGAGTGGGAGACGCCGTATCAGTCCCACTGTGTCCCCGAGCCGCATACGACGATCGCCCATCGCGACGAGGACAACCGGTTTCACCTCATTACGAGCACGCAGGTCCCGTACCATACGCGCCGACAACTCGCACATCTGTTCGACGTTCCGATCCGGGATATTCGGGTGAGCAAACCGCGGATCGGTGCCGGGTTCGGCTCCAAGCAGTCGATGCTGATCGAGCCCATCACGATGGCGTTGATGCTGGCCGCCGACCGGCCGGTGAAACTGGAGGCCACGCGCCGCGAGGAGTTCTACGCGATGCGATCGCGACGTCCCGCCCGCGTTCGGCTCCGAAGCGTCGTCACCAAGGAGGGCGATATCGAGGCACTCGACATGTCGGCGATCACAAACTCGGGTGCGTACGGCCCACACGGGCTGACGGTCACCGGCTCCATCGCGACCAAGCCCCTGCCCTTGTACACGCATACGCCGAACATCCGCTTCGAGATGAAGGCCGTCCACACGAACCTCCCGATCGGCGGTGCGATACGCGGCTACGGAGCGCCACAAGGCCACTTCGCGCTCGAGGGCCACATGGACGAGGTCGCCGACGAACTGGGAATCGACTCCCTCGAACTCCGCTCGCGGAACCTCATCGGACATGGCGATCTCGACACCGCGTCGGGCGTCACGACGAACGGCGAGCACGTCCGTCGGATCCGCTCGTGCGGTATCGACGACTGTATCGCCGCGGGGAAGGCGGCCATCGGCTGGGACGACATCGAACAGCCCGACGAGGACCATCTCCACCGCGCCTGTGGCGTCGCCCTCACCGCACAGAAAAGCGGCGTCGCTGGCGACGAACTCGGCGCCGCACACATCAAGATGAACGAGGATGGCTCGTTCATCCTGCAGACCGGGGCCGTCGATATCGGTCCCGGAGCCGACACCGCGATGGCCCAGATCGCCGCTGAAGTGCTCGGCGTCGAGCCGGCGGACGTCCTCGTCCAGCCCTCGGATACGGACGTTTCGCCGTTCGACTACGGTGCGTACGCCTCCTCGACGACGTACGTCACCGGGAGTGCGGTAAAAGAGGCCGCCGAGGACGCGAGAACACAGCTCTTCGAGTTCGCCTCGCGAATGCTTGCGGAGCCGGCCGAGGTCCTCGAAGCTCGCGACGGAGCGGTGTACTCCGAGCAGACGGGCGAGTCGGTGCTAATAGAAGAGATCGGCTACGAGTCGATCTACGGCGACGAACTGCGCGCACAGGTGATGGGACAAGCGAGTTTCTCGACCGACGAGTCGCCGCCACCCTTCGGCGCGCAGTTCGCCGACGTGACCGTAAACGAGGAGACCGGCGAGTTCGAAGTCCACAAACTCGTCTTCGCGGTCGACTGTGGCGTCGCGATCAACCCCGACCTCGCAGAGGGGCAGGTCGACGGGGCGATGCACATGAGCTACGAGCTGGCTACCTCCGCGGGGCTCTCGTTCGACGAGGACGGCAGGCCCGAGACGCTCGGCTTTCGTGAGTACGGGATGCCGACGACAGCCGATCAGCCGCCGCTCGAATCGATCCTCGTCGAGACGCACGAACCGACGGGGCCGTTCGGCGCGAAGTCCGTCGCCGAGATCCCCGTCAACGGCGTTCCGCCGGCGTTGAGTAACGCGATCCGTCGTGCGGTCGGGGTTCGAGTCAACGAGCTTCCGATCACGGCCGAGAAGATACGGGCACAACTCGACGAGAGCTGA
- a CDS encoding (2Fe-2S)-binding protein — protein MEIDITLNGAKRTFEAERSDSLLDVLRCNGYTGAKRGCDTGNCGFCTVVVDGEPERSCIKPVATIDGATVETIESLGTQDDLHPIQAAFVDNAALQCGFCIPGMIMQTRSLLADTPDPTEAEIRDGLSGNLCRCTGYEKIIDAVQDAAGRMNDEQTVATDGGDTVVAPNACSNDGCPRGERR, from the coding sequence ATGGAAATAGACATTACCTTGAATGGGGCTAAACGAACGTTCGAAGCCGAACGCTCGGACTCGCTCCTCGATGTCCTCCGATGCAATGGCTATACCGGCGCGAAACGCGGCTGTGATACGGGTAACTGTGGATTCTGTACCGTAGTCGTCGACGGCGAACCCGAACGTTCCTGTATCAAACCGGTTGCTACCATCGACGGGGCAACAGTCGAGACGATCGAGAGTCTGGGCACCCAGGACGACCTCCATCCCATCCAAGCCGCATTCGTGGACAACGCTGCCCTCCAGTGTGGGTTCTGTATTCCCGGGATGATCATGCAGACACGGAGCTTACTCGCAGACACTCCCGATCCCACCGAAGCGGAGATCCGTGATGGACTCTCGGGCAACCTCTGTCGGTGTACCGGCTACGAGAAGATCATCGATGCCGTACAGGACGCCGCCGGACGGATGAACGACGAGCAAACCGTCGCTACCGACGGTGGCGACACAGTCGTAGCTCCGAACGCGTGTTCGAACGACGGGTGTCCCCGCGGTGAACGCAGATGA
- a CDS encoding amphi-Trp domain-containing protein: MPEEVLFKSESTQSRDEIASYFRSVAEKLEEGSAITLKAGSESVTMEPPAQPTFEVKAEREGPTNGPGELSIEFELEWDETSDDDGESTGTLEIE, translated from the coding sequence ATGCCCGAAGAAGTCCTGTTCAAGTCCGAGAGTACTCAAAGCCGAGATGAGATCGCCTCATACTTCCGAAGCGTTGCTGAGAAACTCGAAGAGGGGAGCGCCATTACGTTGAAAGCGGGATCCGAATCCGTCACGATGGAGCCACCCGCCCAACCGACGTTCGAAGTCAAAGCCGAACGCGAAGGCCCAACGAACGGTCCCGGAGAGTTAAGCATCGAATTTGAACTCGAATGGGACGAGACTAGTGACGACGATGGGGAAAGTACCGGAACCTTAGAAATCGAATGA
- a CDS encoding LLM class flavin-dependent oxidoreductase, which yields MTTFGYLLPTRGIVFSSTSTTELTARADADIVGLAQRAESLGYDSAWVGDSVLAKPRLEPLVTLGAISAATESIGVGTAVYLPVLRHPVHVAHMTATLDQLSGGRLSLGVRPPEREEMRQLGIDDERRGATLNEALAVVSELWKGATIDYDGDHYSLEDAAIGFEPARKPPIYVASAAFDPSSGFPGTIRRRLTNHGDGWLPIAMAPETYAGGLDHIRELLVEAGRPAEAITPGYYLDVIVADSESEALDDAREFYHNYYGEQITYQSDRSLSDAKIRKRGAFGTPAAVESLLADYIEAGVEQFVVRFPTTDQRRQLGVFSSIASTIQ from the coding sequence GTGACCACGTTCGGATATTTACTACCGACACGAGGAATCGTCTTTTCAAGCACGTCGACAACGGAACTCACTGCCCGCGCCGACGCCGACATCGTCGGGCTCGCCCAGCGTGCCGAATCGCTCGGCTACGATTCGGCGTGGGTCGGCGACAGCGTCCTCGCGAAACCACGCCTCGAGCCACTTGTTACGCTCGGCGCGATTTCGGCGGCGACCGAGTCGATCGGGGTAGGAACTGCGGTGTACCTGCCGGTGCTCCGCCATCCGGTCCACGTCGCTCACATGACGGCAACGCTTGACCAGTTGAGCGGTGGTCGCCTGTCGTTGGGCGTCAGACCACCCGAACGTGAAGAGATGCGACAACTCGGTATCGACGACGAGCGCCGCGGGGCGACCCTCAACGAAGCGCTTGCCGTCGTGTCCGAGCTCTGGAAGGGGGCTACAATCGATTACGACGGCGATCACTACTCCCTTGAGGACGCGGCAATCGGATTCGAACCGGCACGAAAGCCACCAATCTACGTTGCATCGGCGGCCTTCGATCCGAGTAGCGGGTTTCCAGGGACGATACGGCGTCGCCTCACAAATCATGGAGACGGGTGGCTTCCGATCGCGATGGCGCCCGAGACGTATGCTGGAGGCTTAGATCACATTCGAGAGTTGCTCGTCGAGGCCGGCCGACCTGCCGAGGCGATAACGCCGGGGTATTATCTCGACGTAATCGTCGCTGACTCCGAGTCGGAGGCTCTCGATGACGCACGTGAGTTCTACCACAATTACTACGGAGAGCAGATCACCTATCAGTCCGACCGGTCACTCTCCGATGCGAAGATCCGGAAACGCGGTGCGTTCGGGACGCCAGCGGCGGTCGAATCGCTATTGGCCGACTACATAGAGGCAGGTGTCGAACAGTTCGTCGTCAGGTTCCCCACCACCGATCAGCGTCGTCAGCTGGGAGTATTCTCGTCGATCGCCAGTACAATACAATAA
- a CDS encoding TspO/MBR family protein gives MPAGHLLVKSDAGFFVAQLGLNSAWSFVVFGSRATGGRGYLVGFVMFVPLVIAVVMTLLAFARVSLRAAVLLVPYLAWISFATVLNYQGWRLNS, from the coding sequence ATGCCCGCAGGACACCTGCTGGTAAAATCGGACGCCGGGTTTTTCGTCGCTCAGCTCGGCCTCAACAGCGCGTGGTCGTTCGTCGTCTTCGGCTCTCGGGCAACCGGTGGACGAGGGTATCTCGTTGGTTTCGTGATGTTCGTTCCCTTGGTGATCGCGGTCGTTATGACACTACTCGCGTTCGCCCGCGTCAGTCTCCGCGCAGCAGTCCTCCTCGTGCCCTACCTCGCGTGGATCTCGTTCGCTACTGTTCTTAACTACCAAGGCTGGCGGCTTAACTCCTGA
- a CDS encoding TIGR00341 family protein — protein sequence MRLVQVLIPDGDRMNVLAALDDERIDYAIYEETGRGEFEALVSFPLPDAGVEPVLEKLYAAGIKEQSYTIVLPTETVVSERIDSLKDRYQGHRIARDELIAHTEDLAPAASTFFIFLIVSTLIATTGLLLDSAATIIGAMVIAPLMGPAISASVGAVLADSDITSRGVTLQITGLLTAVLTAAGLGILLKETALLPPVDIRTIPQVLERTSPNFLSLFLALGSGVAGAVSIIRGSGSALVGVAIAVALIPPAATAGLGLAWGNPGVVLTAGVLVLVNLLAINLSALILLWVAGYRPEKAEQTIQARHDVRVRIGTIVLSLLLLSAVLGAVTWASFEVGTVETSANIEAEAMFDSSQFGDLQFESTTVDYDIDDVLLGNPAEVTVVVSHGPNTQLPPDVAQRLDDRLTNETGEEVAVDVEFVRGQSST from the coding sequence ATGCGTCTCGTACAAGTGCTTATCCCCGACGGAGATCGAATGAACGTTCTTGCGGCACTTGATGACGAACGGATCGATTATGCGATCTATGAAGAGACTGGCCGCGGGGAGTTCGAAGCGTTGGTTTCCTTCCCACTCCCCGATGCCGGAGTTGAACCCGTACTTGAAAAGCTGTATGCTGCAGGCATCAAGGAACAGTCCTATACGATTGTTCTGCCGACGGAAACAGTCGTCTCCGAGCGAATAGACTCCCTCAAAGACCGCTATCAGGGCCATCGTATTGCACGCGACGAACTCATCGCACATACCGAAGACCTTGCCCCTGCAGCCTCGACGTTCTTCATTTTCCTCATCGTGAGTACGCTCATCGCTACGACAGGGCTGCTTCTCGACTCGGCGGCAACTATCATCGGCGCAATGGTCATCGCCCCGTTGATGGGGCCCGCTATCTCGGCCAGTGTCGGAGCAGTGTTGGCCGACTCCGATATAACATCTCGTGGTGTGACACTGCAGATAACCGGTTTGCTCACTGCAGTCCTAACGGCTGCCGGCCTTGGAATACTGTTGAAAGAGACTGCCCTGTTACCGCCGGTAGACATCCGAACGATTCCACAGGTGCTTGAACGGACTTCCCCGAACTTTCTCTCGCTGTTTCTCGCACTCGGATCCGGAGTTGCCGGCGCTGTAAGCATTATCCGAGGGTCGGGATCGGCACTCGTGGGAGTCGCCATCGCGGTGGCACTGATCCCGCCTGCTGCCACGGCAGGTCTCGGTCTCGCATGGGGCAATCCAGGGGTCGTCCTCACTGCTGGCGTTCTTGTCCTAGTGAACCTGCTTGCGATCAATCTCTCGGCACTCATTCTCTTATGGGTCGCCGGCTACCGTCCTGAAAAGGCCGAGCAGACGATTCAGGCACGTCACGATGTCCGTGTTCGGATCGGAACTATCGTTCTTAGCCTGCTTCTCCTCTCCGCTGTCCTCGGTGCGGTCACTTGGGCATCCTTCGAAGTTGGAACTGTCGAGACTAGCGCCAATATCGAAGCCGAAGCGATGTTCGATAGCAGCCAGTTTGGTGACTTGCAGTTCGAGTCAACGACGGTCGACTATGATATCGACGATGTCCTCCTCGGAAATCCAGCTGAAGTGACCGTTGTCGTCTCACACGGTCCGAACACACAACTACCACCTGACGTAGCTCAGCGTCTCGACGACCGCCTAACGAATGAGACAGGAGAGGAAGTCGCTGTTGACGTTGAATTCGTTCGGGGTCAGAGTTCAACCTAA
- a CDS encoding mandelate racemase/muconate lactonizing enzyme family protein has product MPNYRDLHDPNAEYTMRDLSGETMGLTADRGQRDVEITDVQTTMVDGNYPWILVRVYTDAGIIGNGECYWGGGDAEIIERMAPFIIGENPMDIDRLYEHLIQKMSGEGSISGKTISAISGIEIALHDITGKLLDVPAYQLVGGKYRDEVRVYCDLHTENEADPQACADEGERVVEELGYDAIKFDLDVPSGHEKDRANRHLRGPEVDHKVEIVEAVTERVGDRADVAFDCHWSFSAGSAKRLVTALEDYDVWWLEDPVPPENHDVQREITQFTATPITVGENVYRTHGQRRLLEEQAVDILAPDLPRVGGMRETMKIAILADLYYVPIAMHNVSSPIGTMASAQVAAAIPNSLALEYHSYELGWWEDLVEEDDLIEDGRMAVPEKPGLGLTLDLDAVEEHMVSGEELFDEA; this is encoded by the coding sequence ATGCCTAACTATCGGGACCTCCACGATCCCAACGCAGAGTATACGATGCGGGACCTTTCAGGCGAGACGATGGGGTTAACTGCCGACCGCGGCCAGCGGGACGTCGAGATCACCGACGTCCAGACGACGATGGTCGACGGGAACTACCCGTGGATCCTCGTGCGCGTCTACACTGACGCGGGCATCATCGGTAACGGCGAGTGCTATTGGGGTGGCGGCGACGCCGAGATTATCGAGCGGATGGCTCCCTTCATCATCGGTGAGAACCCGATGGACATCGACCGCCTGTACGAACACCTCATTCAGAAGATGTCCGGCGAGGGCTCGATCTCAGGTAAGACCATCTCGGCGATCTCCGGGATCGAGATCGCGCTCCACGACATTACGGGCAAGCTCCTCGACGTCCCCGCCTACCAGCTCGTCGGCGGGAAGTACCGCGATGAGGTGCGCGTCTACTGTGACCTTCACACCGAAAACGAGGCCGACCCGCAGGCCTGTGCCGACGAGGGCGAGCGCGTCGTCGAGGAACTCGGGTACGACGCGATCAAGTTCGACCTCGACGTCCCCTCTGGCCACGAAAAGGACCGCGCGAACCGCCACCTGCGCGGTCCGGAGGTCGACCACAAGGTCGAGATCGTCGAGGCAGTCACCGAACGTGTCGGCGATCGGGCCGACGTCGCCTTCGACTGTCACTGGTCCTTTTCGGCTGGTTCGGCCAAACGTCTCGTGACCGCGCTCGAGGACTACGACGTCTGGTGGCTCGAAGACCCCGTTCCGCCGGAGAACCACGACGTCCAGCGTGAGATCACCCAGTTCACTGCGACGCCGATCACGGTCGGGGAAAACGTCTACCGAACCCACGGCCAGCGCCGACTGCTCGAGGAGCAAGCGGTCGACATCCTCGCACCCGACCTGCCGCGGGTCGGGGGGATGCGCGAAACGATGAAGATCGCGATCCTTGCCGATCTCTACTACGTACCAATTGCGATGCACAACGTTTCCTCACCGATCGGAACGATGGCGAGCGCGCAGGTCGCTGCCGCCATCCCCAACTCGCTGGCACTGGAGTACCACTCCTACGAGCTGGGCTGGTGGGAAGACCTCGTCGAGGAAGACGACCTCATCGAGGACGGCCGGATGGCGGTCCCCGAGAAGCCGGGTCTCGGGCTGACGCTCGACCTGGATGCCGTCGAGGAGCATATGGTTTCAGGCGAGGAGTTGTTCGACGAGGCCTGA